In Tachypleus tridentatus isolate NWPU-2018 chromosome 7, ASM421037v1, whole genome shotgun sequence, a genomic segment contains:
- the LOC143257178 gene encoding organic cation transporter protein-like: protein MSTVSIFSAMHNLAISFFAPNIDHWCSRPQEYQNMSVDQWKNFTIPLIKDDNGKTSFSKCQMFSFPLLNFTNNKTNIIDCPSWEYEDSFFVSTIVSKWNLVCDKEWAISMSQSAFMGGYMTAVMVFGQLSDRIGRRPVIVIAVTIFLLSGITCLFAANFMMFAILRFFISFGVSGIGGTAFVLLMEAVGPEFRSFFGVAFNFGWALGYIILPGLAWLIRDWYYLQVAITVPCFSLLLFWWYVPESPRWLVASRRFEEAESVISCAAHKNNLSEVDAKTALHQIMDDIQKEEGHQQKKRATVFDLLKTPCMRRKTLNLFFCWFVNSFIYFGLSLNTNDLGGNSFINFFIAGAVEFPAYVFAIGIIKWFGRRIPQTALMIAGGLSCLLTIPFTHELLWLRIILAMIGKFCITASFGIVYVFSAEIFPTVVRNVGVGSSSTCARVGSMIAPFVKELGRATHKDLPFAVFGTISIVSGLMVLWLPETHKKILPDTLEEGEVFGLKGSCLHNSPSRVDVQDETTRTEDDYI, encoded by the exons ATGTCAACTGTAAGTATTTTTTCAGCTATGCACAATCTGGCCATTTCATTTTTTGCCCCTAACATTGACCATTGGTGCAGCCGTCCTCAGGAGTACCAGAACATGTCTGTTGATCAATGGAAAAACTTTACGATTCCACTAATAAAAGATGACAATGGAAAGACTAGTTTTAGCAAATGCCAGATGTTTTCCTTTCCTCTACTGaactttacaaacaataaaaccaatattaTTGATTGCCCAAGTTGGGAGTATGAAGATAGCTTCTTTGTATCTACCATTGTGTCCAAg TGGAACTTAGTTTGTGACAAAGAATGGGCTATTTCTATGAGCCAGTCAGCATTCATGGGTGGTTATATGACAGCAGTGATGGTATTTGGGCAACTTTCTGACAG GATTGGAAGAAGACCTGTAATTGTCATTGCTGTGAccatttttcttctttctggaaTTACCTGTCTGTTTGCTGCCaattttatgatgtttgccaTTTTAAGATTCTTCATCTCATTTGGTGTGTCAGGAATTGGAGGAACAGCATTTGTTCTCT TGATGGAAGCAGTAGGCCCAGAGTTTCGATCTTTTTTTGGTGTTGCCTTTAACTTTGGTTGGGCTTTAGGATATATTATTTTACCTGGATTAGCATGGCTAATACGTGACTGGTATTATCTTCAGGTGGCAATTACTGTACCTTGTTTTTCTCTACTTCTGTTTTGGTG gtACGTTCCTGAATCACCTCGTTGGCTGGTAGCCAGTAGACGCTTTGAGGAAGCAGAAAGTGTAATATCATGTGCTGCACACAAGAATAACCTTTCTGAAGTTGATGCCAAGACTGCATTACATCAAATAATGGATGACATTCAGAAG GAAGAGGGTCACCAACAGAAGAAACGTGCCACTGTGTTCGACCTTCTCAAGACACCTTGCATGCGGAGGAAAACTCtcaatttgtttttctgttg GTTTGTAAATTCATTCATCTATTTTGGTCTTTCTCTGAACACAAATGATCTGGGGGGAAACTCGTTTATAAACTTTTTCATTGCTGGAGCAGTGGAGTTCCCTGCTTATGTCTTTGCTATTGGCATTATCAAGTGGTTTGGGAGAAGAATTCCTCAGACGGCTCTGATGATAGCAGGAGGACTGTCTTGCCTCTTGACCATTCCATTCACTCATG AACTATTATGGCTACGGATCATTTTGGCCATGATTGGAAAATTTTGCATCACTGCTTCATTTGGCATCGTCTATGTGTTCTCTGCCGAGATTTTCCCGACTGTGGTTCGAAATGTTGGTGTGGGGTCTAGTTCGACTTGTGCTCGTGTTGGTTCCATGATTGCTCCTTTTGTGAAAGAACTG gGAAGAGCCACACACAAGGATCTTCCATTTGCTGTGTTTGGGACCATATCTATTGTTAGTGGTCTAATGGTTTTATGGCTTCCCGAGACCCACAAGAAAATACTGCCTGATACTCTGGAAGAAGGAGAAGTATTTGGCTT aaAAGGCAGTTGTCTTCATAATAGTCCATCTAGAGTTGATGTACAAGATGAAACCACCAGGACTGAAGATGATTATATATAG